GAACATTTCAAAGAATGATTTGCACGATTTAGAATGCAACAAGATTTAAATTTTACATAATATTACTGCAATTCTATCATCAAGGGAAACAGATAAACACACAGGTTTGTTACGAAAATACATTTAGAAACAGAATAAGAAGGATCTTGGATTTTCGTAAGATTAGAATTAAAACCTCTGCAGTTAATTTTTGATAACTTAGTGTAACATGTGCTCGGGCATTGGCATATCTCCATTGCAAATGTGTATTGTACAGTATCCTCAGTTGACACACATCTTCTATGTGGCTTGTGACCTTCTTTCCCTTTTTAATATCAGCAATATAACTCAGTACAGATGTCGAACCATTAGCTTGTCTGGAGGGACTGGATGGTCTTGCCCGAGATGGACTGACTCCCCTAGATGGAGCAGAATTCAAGGTTGTTTGAGCTGGACCGGGACATCTAGAAACAAAAGATGAAGGCATAGATGTCTTATTAGGTGATGCAGGGCAAGAACCTGGCAAAGATCGAGGCCCTCCATCAGGAGAAACTAACTTTGTTTTATCAAAcaatcttgaagaaataactTTAGGTAGCCTTAATACATTATTCCCACTTTTTACTTCTCCACTTCCATCGGGAGACATGAGCCTCACCACATCACTGGACGACTTCTGCAGGGGTGTTGTGAAAGAACCGGGTAAGGACATTCGCCTCAAAGAAGGTGCTGCCATTCCTTGTGAAGCTGTCGAAACTTTAGATGCTTTACTAGAAAAATCAACACTTTTAGATGAACCATTTAATGATGATCTTCCACCAATTTTGCTAGGCAATCTGTGGTCATCCACTTGCCGGGTGTTCAAGTCTTCATCTGGCTTGGAATTTTCGGATTGATCAGGAGCATTCTTTCCTTTTAGAGGGCTCCTCTTTCTCTCCGGTGTAGGCTTTCGCGAACCGTGCACTGAACTAGTCACTTTATGTGCTACATTTGATGACTGCCTCAGATTTCGATCAGACAGGGCTTGTGCAACAGGTTTTTCTCTTTTACTAACCGGGATTGAAAAGATATCAGACTGAAAAGAAACACTAAGACTACGCATTGTGGAAGGCCATAATCCCTCCCCTGTCCGACCGCTCACTAACTTCCTAGATGCCAAATGTACTGGTTTTACTGCATCATAACCTGATGCAGATGGACTCCGCGGTGAAGGTGGTGTTGCAGGCCGCTTCC
The sequence above is drawn from the Apium graveolens cultivar Ventura chromosome 2, ASM990537v1, whole genome shotgun sequence genome and encodes:
- the LOC141708854 gene encoding AUGMIN subunit 8-like gives rise to the protein MDVLELDQALLKHSAVESSRKNETTSRSRDVSSRYRSSTSSAASGPRRCPSPSSRAGTASSVSVPKRAISAERKRPATPPSPRSPSASGYDAVKPVHLASRKLVSGRTGEGLWPSTMRSLSVSFQSDIFSIPVSKREKPVAQALSDRNLRQSSNVAHKVTSSVHGSRKPTPERKRSPLKGKNAPDQSENSKPDEDLNTRQVDDHRLPSKIGGRSSLNGSSKSVDFSSKASKVSTASQGMAAPSLRRMSLPGSFTTPLQKSSSDVVRLMSPDGSGEVKSGNNVLRLPKVISSRLFDKTKLVSPDGGPRSLPGSCPASPNKTSMPSSFVSRCPGPAQTTLNSAPSRGVSPSRARPSSPSRQANGSTSVLSYIADIKKGKKVTSHIEDVCQLRILYNTHLQWRYANARAHVTLSYQKLTAEKTLINVCRSTSELRVSVIEKRIALQQLNLKLKLASVLNEQVTYLDRWHSLEKNHSCAVSGAIKDLQASTLRLPVTEGAKADLDTVQAAMCSAFDVMHTVGLSISSVLPMVEGVNCLVSELANVAAEERAMLDEFEALLATTAAMQVEEDSLRTHLVQLKQNWGVVND